A part of Streptomyces sp. NBC_01451 genomic DNA contains:
- a CDS encoding ABC transporter permease codes for MSATTATPFKAPHIGRSQQLAGTAALLRFNLRRDRVMIPVWVAVTALMVVSLPASLESLYSTPAERAALARQLLASSSLRATYGPVFSDSIGGLTVWRIGGFAAILACVMSLLVVVRHTRDEEESGRQELVSSAMVGRRAPLTAALLTALVANTALALLIAGGLAGRGLSGALALGLGVGGVGAVFATLAAIVAQFTESARLAKGLTGGLLGAAFVLRAAGDSATDDGSSPLTWISPIGWLENVRPFADERWWVLGLFVAATALQGWLAYELAGRRDVGMSFLPTRPGPATGRLNTTDALAWRLQRGAVLGWSIGFLASGVAFGGLTKGVADLVGDNAGTREIIERMGGRSGIEDAFLGTMAGMFGMVAALYVVSSVLRLHAEETSQRAEPVLANAVGRLRWAGGHLVIAFGGAVLILLLSGLGLALGYGQEPGPIMAASLVQVPAVWVLGGLTVLLYGVSPRLASGAWGVAGFVLLVGWIGPALDVPQAVLDLSPFGHLPKLPGGEMAWAPVLVLMGVAAGLVSAGLAGLRRRDLST; via the coding sequence ATGAGCGCGACGACGGCCACGCCCTTCAAGGCACCGCACATCGGCAGGTCGCAGCAACTGGCGGGCACGGCAGCCCTGTTGAGGTTCAACCTGCGGCGCGACCGGGTGATGATCCCGGTGTGGGTGGCGGTGACGGCCCTGATGGTCGTCTCCCTCCCGGCCTCCTTGGAGAGCCTGTACTCCACCCCCGCCGAACGTGCCGCCCTCGCGCGCCAGTTGCTCGCCAGTAGCTCCCTGCGGGCCACGTACGGGCCGGTGTTCAGCGACTCGATCGGCGGCCTGACCGTCTGGCGCATCGGCGGTTTCGCCGCGATCCTCGCCTGCGTCATGAGCCTGCTCGTCGTCGTACGGCACACCCGCGACGAGGAGGAGAGCGGACGCCAGGAACTCGTCTCGTCGGCGATGGTGGGCCGCCGCGCCCCACTGACGGCTGCCCTGCTCACCGCCCTGGTCGCCAACACCGCGCTGGCGCTGCTGATCGCGGGCGGGCTGGCCGGCCGGGGCCTGTCGGGGGCGCTGGCACTGGGTCTGGGCGTCGGGGGCGTGGGAGCGGTGTTCGCCACCCTCGCGGCGATCGTCGCCCAGTTCACGGAGAGCGCGCGGCTGGCGAAGGGCCTGACGGGCGGCCTGCTCGGCGCGGCGTTCGTGCTGCGCGCGGCGGGCGACTCCGCGACCGACGACGGTTCGTCACCGCTGACCTGGATCTCACCGATCGGCTGGCTGGAGAACGTCCGGCCGTTCGCGGACGAACGCTGGTGGGTGCTGGGCCTGTTCGTGGCCGCGACCGCGCTACAGGGCTGGCTGGCCTACGAGTTGGCGGGCCGCCGGGACGTCGGCATGAGCTTCCTCCCGACCCGGCCGGGACCGGCGACCGGCCGCCTGAACACGACGGACGCACTGGCCTGGCGACTGCAACGGGGCGCCGTCCTCGGCTGGAGCATCGGGTTCCTCGCGTCCGGGGTCGCCTTCGGCGGACTGACGAAGGGCGTGGCCGACCTGGTCGGCGACAACGCCGGGACCCGGGAGATCATCGAGCGGATGGGCGGCCGGTCGGGCATCGAGGACGCGTTCCTCGGCACGATGGCCGGCATGTTCGGCATGGTGGCGGCGCTGTACGTCGTCTCGTCGGTGCTCCGCCTCCACGCGGAGGAGACCTCACAACGGGCCGAGCCGGTCCTCGCCAACGCGGTGGGACGACTGCGCTGGGCCGGCGGCCACCTGGTGATCGCCTTCGGCGGCGCGGTGCTGATCCTGCTGCTGAGCGGCCTGGGCCTGGCACTCGGGTACGGGCAGGAGCCGGGCCCGATCATGGCGGCGAGCCTGGTGCAGGTCCCGGCGGTGTGGGTGCTGGGCGGCCTGACGGTTCTGCTGTACGGGGTGTCGCCCCGACTGGCCTCCGGGGCCTGGGGTGTTGCCGGGTTCGTGCTGCTGGTGGGGTGGATCGGACCGGCGCTGGACGTACCGCAGGCGGTGCTGGACCTGTCGCCGTTCGGGCATCTGCCGAAGCTGCCGGGCGGGGAGATGGCCTGGGCGCCGGTGCTGGTGCTCATGGGGGTGGCGGCGGGGCTGGTCTCGGCCGGGCTGGCCGGGCTGCGGAGGCGCGATCTGAGCACGTGA
- a CDS encoding recombinase family protein, with protein sequence MTHQSIPNRTSGTFSGSKPLTSKDDRLDVAYDRVSLDEQQTGGTTESQWGENQGWFQDTFERPLTRRYSDVGISAYSGVERPDFNRLCADMAARSVRTVTVWHADRLTRDPAQALYFIDLCIAHSVRLYSTQRGGEYNFHNPQQHADFLTDVVNARKESALKAKRVGLARLRQARNGEWGGGVRPFGWGVDTGRVTNKCLNPKAPIAERQYVERPVLDMTQHNKGEAAEIQTWATELPGTQGNIAALIRSLKARGVETVSTKEGRTYKHGKKEFTGSQWSSRTIVQILLSPRTSGHSVYKGEIVKYNAFPAIISDEQRKALLILLKDPARRKQTGNQPKWLGSLIYECPHCTTDENDPAIMTVRKSATGVDVYRCRNCGRGRQSAELLDDFVARLCITRLSRPDVSSLVKPVKEVDFKGLREELTELEAAKTEAAQAFGARLIKLPEFTTACATSDLRIAEINKELAEAVQDDPLAPFAVNYGNAEQVWKGLSLARKRETVRLLYRIELQPLMRRAGRPPKNAPKRELDLSKLIITPRGKGAKPIDLSRFKVKAWTEGNQQAA encoded by the coding sequence ATGACCCATCAAAGTATACCGAACCGGACAAGCGGGACGTTCTCAGGCTCCAAGCCTCTGACCAGCAAGGATGATCGGCTGGACGTCGCCTATGACCGCGTGTCGCTCGATGAGCAACAGACAGGGGGCACCACAGAGTCCCAGTGGGGCGAGAACCAAGGATGGTTCCAAGACACCTTTGAGCGTCCGCTCACGCGCAGGTACTCAGACGTCGGTATCTCCGCGTACTCAGGCGTTGAGCGCCCGGATTTCAACCGCCTGTGCGCGGACATGGCGGCGCGGAGCGTGCGCACTGTGACCGTGTGGCATGCGGACCGCCTCACGCGTGACCCTGCCCAGGCGCTCTATTTCATTGACCTGTGCATTGCGCACAGTGTCCGGCTGTATTCAACGCAGCGTGGCGGAGAGTACAACTTTCACAACCCGCAGCAACACGCAGACTTCCTCACGGACGTCGTCAACGCCCGGAAAGAGTCCGCCCTCAAGGCCAAGCGGGTTGGCCTTGCTCGCTTGCGGCAAGCGCGCAATGGCGAGTGGGGCGGAGGCGTCCGCCCGTTCGGTTGGGGCGTCGACACTGGGCGCGTCACTAACAAGTGCCTCAACCCAAAGGCGCCCATTGCCGAACGTCAGTATGTCGAGCGTCCCGTGTTGGACATGACCCAGCACAACAAGGGTGAGGCTGCGGAAATCCAGACCTGGGCGACAGAGCTACCGGGCACCCAAGGGAACATTGCGGCCCTCATTCGCAGTCTCAAGGCGCGAGGCGTCGAGACTGTCTCAACGAAAGAGGGTCGGACGTACAAGCACGGCAAGAAAGAGTTCACGGGTTCGCAGTGGAGTAGTCGGACTATCGTCCAAATTCTCCTGAGTCCGCGTACGTCCGGTCACTCCGTCTACAAGGGAGAAATCGTCAAGTACAACGCCTTCCCAGCGATCATCTCTGACGAACAACGCAAGGCGCTCTTGATCCTCTTGAAAGACCCTGCGCGCCGGAAGCAAACCGGCAATCAGCCTAAGTGGCTTGGCTCGCTCATCTATGAGTGCCCACACTGCACAACAGACGAGAACGATCCGGCAATCATGACCGTGCGGAAGTCGGCTACGGGAGTCGACGTGTACCGCTGTAGGAACTGCGGCAGGGGGCGACAGTCCGCGGAGTTGCTAGACGATTTCGTAGCGCGCCTGTGCATCACTCGCCTGTCACGCCCGGACGTTTCCAGTCTCGTCAAGCCTGTCAAGGAAGTGGACTTTAAGGGCCTGCGCGAGGAATTGACGGAGCTTGAGGCAGCCAAGACAGAGGCTGCGCAGGCGTTCGGCGCGAGGCTCATCAAGTTGCCTGAGTTCACAACGGCGTGCGCTACGTCAGACCTGCGGATAGCAGAGATCAACAAGGAACTAGCGGAGGCGGTACAGGATGATCCCTTGGCGCCGTTCGCAGTCAACTACGGGAATGCGGAGCAAGTTTGGAAGGGGCTAAGCCTCGCGAGGAAGCGGGAAACGGTTCGTCTCCTGTACCGCATCGAGCTACAGCCGTTGATGCGTCGAGCCGGTAGGCCACCCAAGAACGCGCCCAAGCGAGAGCTTGACCTCTCCAAGCTCATCATCACGCCAAGGGGCAAGGGCGCCAAGCCCATTGACCTCTCACGGTTCAAGGTCAAGGCATGGACCGAAGGTAATCAGCAAGCTGCGTAA
- a CDS encoding MerR family transcriptional regulator: MTPIQVAQYFGVRMRRVHYWERRRFLTPVRTARGERVYMTMEVEHLAGMHGR; encoded by the coding sequence ATGACGCCAATTCAGGTAGCCCAATATTTCGGTGTGCGCATGCGGCGCGTCCACTATTGGGAAAGGCGCCGGTTTCTCACGCCCGTACGTACAGCGCGAGGCGAGCGGGTCTACATGACTATGGAAGTTGAGCACTTGGCGGGAATGCATGGCCGATAA
- a CDS encoding DNA cytosine methyltransferase — MILSLCSGIGALDYAVERLTGERVTLYAEKAYWPSLVMARRFPDAHNLGDVTQVDWAAVAVEHPEITTIVAGFPCQDISHAGTRRGIRGRRSGVWASVAQAIREIRPRIAYLENVAGLRGRGLDVVSGDLAGCGYDLEWVCLPAASVGASHLRNRWFAVASPANSNRSRQHPGP, encoded by the coding sequence GTGATCCTCTCCCTGTGTTCGGGCATAGGCGCGCTTGATTACGCCGTTGAGCGCCTTACAGGCGAGCGCGTAACCCTCTATGCGGAAAAGGCGTATTGGCCATCACTGGTCATGGCTCGCAGGTTCCCGGACGCTCACAACCTGGGCGACGTAACGCAGGTTGATTGGGCAGCCGTGGCGGTCGAGCATCCAGAAATCACAACTATCGTGGCGGGTTTCCCCTGCCAAGACATAAGCCATGCAGGCACTCGCAGGGGGATACGTGGGAGACGTTCGGGAGTATGGGCGTCCGTTGCCCAGGCCATTCGCGAGATACGACCACGAATCGCGTACTTGGAAAACGTCGCAGGGCTGCGAGGAAGGGGCCTTGACGTCGTTTCAGGGGACTTGGCCGGTTGCGGGTATGACCTTGAATGGGTATGCCTACCGGCTGCCTCCGTGGGCGCCTCTCACCTGCGCAACAGATGGTTTGCCGTTGCCTCTCCTGCCAACTCCAACCGCAGCCGACAACATCCGGGGCCCTGA
- a CDS encoding bifunctional DNA primase/polymerase, which yields MNLISYALQARARGFHIFPVEPYEKTPHRLSPGQPYTLRWGEAATNDVGRIIDYWTRWPDSNIGVACKPSRILVVDCDIPKREYALAGTQYAGLHDTFGSLVDGTDVFRHVCESLGQSWREAYDTYRVCTGSLGCHYYYLWPEHVRPREASQASLVKGLVDIRCNAGEWGGYVLGAGSVTAKGAYVSENASAVRPAPPWLVELCRRREPVRVSATYRQPGRLGSLAGLVSTVENAQEGNRNQALLWAARAACADGVALDDVLDALADAYAAAGGDGGHRQAEATIRSAYRLQERK from the coding sequence GTGAACCTGATTTCGTATGCGCTACAGGCGCGAGCGCGAGGTTTCCATATCTTCCCGGTTGAGCCGTACGAGAAAACGCCTCACAGACTCTCCCCTGGGCAGCCGTACACGCTCCGTTGGGGCGAGGCTGCCACGAACGACGTAGGCAGGATCATTGACTATTGGACGCGTTGGCCGGACAGCAATATCGGAGTGGCTTGTAAACCGTCACGCATACTCGTCGTCGATTGCGACATTCCAAAGCGGGAATACGCGTTGGCGGGTACTCAGTACGCGGGACTACATGACACTTTTGGGTCTCTCGTTGATGGGACTGACGTGTTCAGACATGTCTGTGAATCCCTGGGGCAGTCTTGGCGAGAGGCATACGACACCTACCGCGTCTGTACGGGGTCACTCGGCTGCCACTATTACTATCTCTGGCCGGAACACGTTCGGCCCCGTGAGGCGTCTCAGGCTTCTCTAGTCAAGGGCCTAGTCGACATTCGCTGTAACGCAGGTGAATGGGGCGGCTATGTGCTGGGCGCCGGAAGTGTCACGGCCAAGGGTGCATACGTCTCAGAAAACGCGTCCGCAGTTAGGCCGGCGCCCCCGTGGCTAGTCGAATTGTGCCGCAGACGCGAGCCTGTAAGGGTGTCCGCGACTTACCGGCAGCCTGGGCGCCTGGGCAGCCTCGCGGGGCTTGTGTCGACCGTAGAGAACGCTCAAGAGGGCAACCGCAATCAGGCGCTCTTGTGGGCGGCTAGAGCGGCCTGCGCGGACGGAGTAGCCCTAGACGACGTCCTAGACGCCCTAGCGGACGCGTACGCAGCCGCAGGGGGGGACGGAGGGCACAGGCAGGCGGAGGCGACCATACGGAGCGCCTACCGGCTACAGGAGAGGAAGTGA
- a CDS encoding MarR family winged helix-turn-helix transcriptional regulator has product MEPSYPLNEICPLPDEDAQALTTSLITCEHVLVEATTRMLEALDESLTIPQFRTLAAVETLGAMSLSDLAKALDVRPSTAMRMIDRLEGRRLAVKGVSPIDKRETVILLTPRGHHLVVRGLYMREQAMCAIVERMSEDMQNNFIKGLHEFVKVSGHEPRQFLPSW; this is encoded by the coding sequence ATGGAACCAAGCTACCCACTCAACGAGATTTGCCCCCTTCCCGACGAGGACGCGCAAGCGTTGACCACATCGTTGATCACGTGTGAACACGTGTTGGTTGAGGCAACAACGAGAATGCTTGAAGCGCTGGACGAGTCATTGACCATTCCACAGTTTCGCACTCTCGCAGCGGTCGAGACACTAGGGGCTATGAGCCTTTCCGACTTGGCAAAGGCATTGGACGTACGTCCATCAACGGCTATGCGAATGATCGACCGTCTAGAAGGCAGGCGCCTAGCCGTTAAAGGGGTTTCCCCGATAGACAAGCGGGAGACCGTAATTCTCCTCACCCCTAGGGGGCATCATTTGGTTGTGCGCGGACTGTACATGAGAGAGCAAGCCATGTGCGCAATCGTCGAACGCATGTCAGAAGATATGCAAAACAATTTCATCAAGGGACTGCACGAGTTCGTCAAGGTGAGCGGACATGAGCCTAGGCAGTTCCTACCGAGTTGGTAA